Proteins encoded together in one Riemerella anatipestifer window:
- a CDS encoding peptidase domain-containing ABC transporter, producing the protein MDCGPACLVMIARHYGKRYPIEYLREKAFITREGVSLLGISEAAHKIGLETQSVKLTEEQLEKNNEIFPCILHWNQNHFVVLFKITTSYFSNKKYFYIADPAHGIIKLSKEKFKQSWLSEENTGVAMFLNPTEEFEKRIPPKQEKVSIKYLLSYLAPYRKQLSLMFLLLLFGSGLTLIFPFLTEALIDKGVNAKDLNFIFIILLTQLGIFLGSITIEIIRNWLMLYVGTHLSIKIISDFLKKMLQLPVKFFDTKTMGDFNQRIQDNERIESFLTSQSLTTFFSIITFSVFFGVLWYYDIKILLVYLALTILSVGWSFFWLKKRKILDYYSFQQRSENQESIYEMLNGVTEMKLNQFEDFKRKEWENIQKKLFKLNIRILKLNQVQLSGFEFLNQLKNILVTFLAANYVVKGDMTLGMLLSISYIIGQMNSPVNQLVSFFRSLQDAKLSLERLNEVQNKPNEEQIIPKGLSRLKNIDFETSKKCIQLKKVSFQYEGPRSPFVLRDINLVIPEGKITAIVGASGSGKTSLIKLLLRFYESVSGSIEYNGTNILEISPQNIRENCGIVMQDGYIFSDTIERNIATGDENIDYDKLQKAIKIANIGDFIDSLPLGLKTKIGAAGNGISGGQRQRILIARAVYKNPHYIFFDEATSALDAENEKIIHDNLQSFFRGKTVIIIAHRLSTVKNADQIVVLDKGEISELGTHQELVEKRGSYYNLVRNQLELGN; encoded by the coding sequence ATGGACTGTGGTCCAGCTTGCCTTGTTATGATAGCAAGACATTACGGCAAGAGATACCCAATAGAATACCTTAGAGAAAAAGCATTTATAACTCGTGAGGGTGTGTCTCTTTTGGGGATTAGTGAAGCTGCTCATAAAATAGGTCTTGAAACACAATCAGTAAAACTTACAGAAGAACAATTAGAGAAAAATAACGAAATTTTTCCCTGTATATTGCATTGGAATCAAAATCATTTTGTAGTACTTTTTAAAATCACAACCTCATATTTTTCAAATAAAAAATACTTCTATATTGCAGACCCTGCCCATGGAATTATTAAGTTATCCAAAGAAAAATTCAAACAATCATGGCTGTCAGAAGAGAATACAGGTGTAGCTATGTTTCTAAATCCTACGGAAGAGTTTGAAAAGAGAATTCCACCAAAACAAGAAAAGGTATCTATAAAATATCTACTAAGCTACCTAGCACCGTATCGAAAACAATTGAGTCTTATGTTCTTGCTTTTGTTGTTCGGGAGTGGTCTTACTCTTATTTTTCCATTTCTAACAGAAGCTCTTATTGACAAAGGAGTTAATGCCAAAGACTTAAATTTTATTTTTATAATTTTATTAACTCAATTAGGCATTTTCTTAGGTTCCATTACTATTGAAATTATTAGAAACTGGTTAATGCTTTATGTGGGTACGCATCTAAGTATAAAAATTATTTCAGATTTTCTCAAAAAGATGCTTCAGCTTCCTGTCAAATTTTTTGATACCAAAACGATGGGGGATTTTAATCAACGGATTCAAGATAATGAAAGAATAGAAAGTTTTTTAACCTCACAAAGCCTAACAACTTTTTTTTCTATAATTACTTTTTCAGTTTTTTTTGGGGTGTTATGGTATTACGATATTAAAATACTTTTGGTTTATTTAGCACTAACAATATTGTCTGTGGGGTGGTCTTTCTTTTGGCTAAAAAAGAGAAAGATTTTAGATTATTATAGTTTTCAACAGCGTTCAGAAAATCAAGAGTCTATTTATGAAATGCTCAATGGAGTAACCGAAATGAAACTTAACCAATTTGAGGATTTTAAGAGAAAGGAATGGGAAAATATTCAAAAGAAATTATTTAAACTAAATATAAGAATACTTAAATTAAATCAAGTTCAACTATCTGGTTTTGAGTTTCTTAATCAACTGAAGAATATCCTAGTAACCTTTTTAGCAGCTAATTATGTAGTAAAAGGAGATATGACTTTAGGGATGTTACTTTCTATATCCTATATCATAGGTCAAATGAATTCTCCAGTTAATCAATTAGTTAGTTTCTTCCGTTCTTTACAAGATGCAAAGTTAAGTTTGGAAAGACTTAATGAGGTTCAGAATAAGCCAAATGAAGAGCAAATAATTCCAAAAGGTCTAAGCAGGCTAAAGAATATTGATTTTGAAACCTCAAAAAAGTGTATTCAGCTCAAAAAAGTAAGCTTTCAGTATGAAGGACCTAGATCACCATTTGTATTGAGAGATATAAACTTAGTTATCCCTGAAGGAAAAATTACAGCAATTGTTGGGGCAAGTGGAAGCGGTAAAACATCACTCATAAAATTATTGCTCCGATTTTATGAATCTGTATCGGGCAGTATAGAATATAACGGAACAAATATCTTAGAAATTTCTCCTCAAAATATCCGAGAAAATTGTGGTATCGTAATGCAAGACGGATATATTTTTTCTGACACTATAGAGCGAAATATAGCCACGGGAGATGAGAATATTGATTATGATAAGTTACAAAAAGCCATTAAAATAGCTAATATAGGAGATTTCATTGATTCGCTACCTCTAGGTTTAAAAACAAAAATAGGTGCTGCTGGAAATGGTATTTCAGGCGGGCAAAGACAGCGTATTCTAATTGCAAGAGCAGTGTATAAAAATCCACATTATATATTCTTTGATGAAGCAACTTCTGCTCTGGATGCTGAAAATGAGAAAATAATTCATGATAATTTACAATCTTTCTTCAGAGGAAAAACAGTGATTATTATCGCTCATAGATTATCAACAGTAAAAAATGCTGATCAAATTGTAGTATTAGATAAAGGGGAGATTTCGGAACTAGGAACTCATCAAGAGCTTGTAGAAAAAAGAGGAAGTTATTACAATTTGGTTAGAAATCAATTAGAATTAGGAAATTAA
- a CDS encoding cysteine peptidase family C39 domain-containing protein translates to MIAKYYGKKYPIEYLRENTFITREGVSLLGISEAAKKIGF, encoded by the coding sequence ATGATAGCAAAATATTACGGCAAGAAATACCCAATAGAATACCTCAGAGAAAATACCTTTATCACCCGTGAAGGTGTTTCGCTTTTGGGTATTAGTGAAGCTGCCAAAAAGATAGGATTTTGA
- a CDS encoding radical SAM/SPASM domain-containing protein codes for MYKLTEYYEVEDISEAEKLLFSTRTGILLHISNDVYKQILDRKYELINEKVLYKLLSSEILIPEDENEYSTIINFFKEKTSQKDKILNYTIQPTANCQLGCHYCGQVHEKVNMEEDIVEKTFKYISKTLLDGKYSGLFITWYGAEPLLGIKGIRNLSEKIIKFCDENNILYTAMMITNGLALKERVFEELVNLNIIKYQITLDGDKNHHDSSRYTKKKEKTFEIILKNIVNAVNNPLYDEKQCLILIRCNIHKDNYTSIDSLMEQLYNLGISEKITLDFAPVHDWGKNYAKDNLGLTPSFFGELEIDWFLKMREYNFKFVKDILPKKKMGTCMVTNKESELIDAKGRLSYCWETPYTPEFDNEKSELFHGDIFNSEKKDRSILPLGNWYDDIDNEEYGTTCKKCKFLPVCGGGCPIHWYKEMAMCPSFKYNFKERMVLQYIMSREYFDGKTNIQT; via the coding sequence ATGTATAAGCTAACTGAATACTACGAAGTTGAAGATATTTCTGAAGCAGAAAAACTTTTATTTTCAACAAGAACAGGTATATTGTTACACATTTCAAACGATGTGTATAAACAGATACTAGATAGAAAGTACGAACTAATTAATGAAAAAGTATTATATAAACTACTTTCATCTGAAATTTTGATTCCTGAAGATGAAAATGAATATTCAACAATTATTAATTTTTTTAAGGAAAAAACTTCGCAAAAAGATAAAATATTAAATTATACTATTCAGCCTACAGCAAATTGTCAATTAGGGTGTCATTACTGTGGACAAGTTCATGAAAAAGTTAATATGGAAGAAGATATTGTTGAAAAAACATTTAAATACATAAGTAAAACTTTACTTGACGGAAAATATTCTGGATTGTTTATTACTTGGTATGGTGCAGAACCTTTGTTAGGTATAAAAGGAATTAGAAATTTGAGTGAAAAAATTATTAAATTCTGTGATGAAAATAATATTCTATACACAGCAATGATGATAACTAACGGATTGGCCTTAAAAGAAAGGGTTTTTGAAGAATTGGTTAATTTAAATATTATAAAATATCAAATTACTTTAGACGGTGATAAAAATCATCATGACTCAAGTAGATATACGAAGAAGAAAGAAAAAACATTTGAAATTATATTGAAAAATATCGTTAATGCTGTAAATAACCCTTTGTATGACGAAAAACAATGCCTTATCCTTATAAGATGCAATATCCATAAAGATAACTATACCTCTATTGATTCTTTAATGGAACAATTATATAATTTAGGAATCTCTGAAAAAATAACTTTAGACTTTGCGCCTGTACATGATTGGGGGAAAAATTATGCAAAAGATAATTTAGGTCTTACTCCTTCATTTTTTGGTGAATTGGAAATAGATTGGTTTCTAAAAATGAGAGAGTATAATTTTAAATTTGTTAAAGATATTCTCCCTAAGAAGAAAATGGGAACTTGTATGGTTACAAATAAAGAATCTGAACTTATTGATGCTAAAGGGCGCTTATCATATTGCTGGGAAACTCCATATACCCCTGAATTTGATAATGAAAAAAGTGAATTATTTCATGGAGATATATTTAATTCTGAAAAGAAAGATAGAAGTATCCTACCACTCGGTAATTGGTATGATGATATTGATAATGAAGAATATGGCACCACTTGTAAAAAATGTAAATTTTTGCCTGTTTGTGGTGGTGGTTGTCCAATCCATTGGTATAAAGAAATGGCAATGTGTCCATCATTTAAGTATAACTTCAAAGAAAGAATGGTTTTACAATATATAATGTCTAGAGAATACTTCGATGGAAAGACTAATATACAAACTTAA
- a CDS encoding outer membrane beta-barrel family protein produces the protein MILGGVNVYAQQYQIKGKVIGNSSNKPIEFVNAVLMKKDSVYSGAVTDSLGVFIITAPKGDYTLKLEYFGEAFTKKGMNISNDVDLGTLKMEEITELQEIVIESKKPLIQRKVDRLVFNVENTVSAHGGDVIDVLKITPGLKVQNDQISMIGKNGVSVMIDDRLIQLSGNELINFLKALKSDDIKDIEVITTPPARYEAEGNGGIINIKLKKNKVDGWSNTVRTIYKQATYPSFSIGNNLMYKKNKLNILFDIGYRKDQDIYTNNILYNFPLNYLQQSVFEKSNTNGVAGTINIGYKVNEKLQLGLQYSGFSTDANKENSNINNIINYQNQNVNNTLLSDGITNEKYNSNSLNFNAIKSISNSDNKIMFDVDYFNLNTNRFNNLNSHDFKSEFTTVDNNNLRKIENVSSKIDFDILNKWANLSFGAKISFTETNNDIDISRYNIINKKPKSVYNQLDYFTYNENIQAIYFSANRKFGTKLEGKIGLRTEFTQSKGYSETENKTNTNKYVEYFPSVYLSYLHDGENTFTLSYGRRVNRPSYSNLNPARWYLTLTSYEEGNPFLQPSFTSNFELSHSYRNFLTTTVSFSKTKNGFGQLTIHDAKYNMQAFVRRNYYNYNLFLLSEYINYNVFPWWTASAEGSVYYTETNTYTKYLEPKYSGWGGYFSTTNNFIFNENKTILGQLTYEYNFPTLFNENKIEEYSSLGIGLKLLLNRKKLQIAINANNILGTDRIKTSNTTQGVYQTFKQYYDTQYIRLSLSYKFGNKDISGDKRRTSNEEEKSRTK, from the coding sequence ATGATTTTAGGAGGTGTTAATGTTTACGCCCAGCAATATCAAATTAAAGGAAAGGTAATTGGAAACTCATCAAATAAACCGATTGAGTTTGTAAATGCAGTATTGATGAAGAAAGATAGTGTTTATAGTGGCGCTGTAACGGATAGTTTAGGGGTATTTATAATAACAGCTCCAAAAGGAGACTACACGCTAAAACTAGAGTATTTTGGGGAAGCTTTTACAAAAAAAGGAATGAATATTTCAAATGATGTAGATTTAGGGACATTAAAAATGGAAGAGATTACTGAATTACAGGAGATTGTGATTGAGTCTAAGAAACCTTTAATTCAACGAAAAGTTGACAGATTAGTTTTTAATGTGGAAAATACGGTATCTGCACATGGTGGTGATGTTATAGATGTACTTAAAATAACTCCAGGATTGAAAGTTCAAAATGATCAAATTTCAATGATTGGAAAAAATGGAGTTTCTGTAATGATTGATGATAGATTGATACAACTTTCAGGTAATGAATTAATTAACTTTCTTAAAGCTCTGAAGTCGGATGACATCAAAGATATAGAGGTTATTACAACCCCACCTGCTAGGTATGAAGCAGAAGGAAATGGAGGGATTATAAATATAAAGTTAAAAAAAAATAAAGTTGATGGCTGGAGTAATACAGTTAGAACAATATATAAACAAGCAACTTATCCTTCATTCTCCATAGGGAATAATTTAATGTACAAAAAAAATAAACTCAATATACTATTTGATATAGGATATAGAAAGGATCAAGATATATATACAAATAATATTCTGTATAACTTTCCCTTAAATTATTTGCAACAATCAGTGTTTGAAAAATCCAATACTAATGGAGTTGCAGGTACAATAAATATTGGCTATAAAGTAAACGAAAAACTACAATTGGGATTACAATACTCTGGCTTCTCTACGGATGCTAATAAAGAAAATAGCAATATTAATAATATTATTAACTATCAAAACCAAAATGTAAATAACACATTACTATCTGATGGAATTACAAATGAAAAATACAATAGTAATTCCCTAAATTTTAACGCAATAAAAAGTATATCAAATTCCGATAATAAAATAATGTTTGATGTAGATTATTTTAACCTTAATACAAACAGATTTAATAATTTAAATTCTCACGATTTTAAATCTGAATTTACAACCGTAGATAACAACAATTTACGAAAAATAGAAAATGTCTCTTCTAAAATTGACTTTGATATACTTAATAAATGGGCGAATTTATCTTTTGGAGCAAAGATAAGTTTTACAGAGACTAATAATGATATTGATATTTCAAGATACAATATAATAAACAAAAAACCTAAATCTGTCTATAATCAATTAGACTACTTTACTTACAATGAAAATATTCAAGCAATTTATTTTTCAGCTAATAGAAAATTTGGAACAAAGTTAGAAGGAAAAATAGGGTTAAGAACCGAATTTACTCAAAGTAAAGGCTATTCTGAAACTGAAAATAAAACCAACACAAATAAATATGTTGAATACTTTCCGTCTGTATATTTATCATATCTTCACGATGGAGAAAATACTTTTACCTTGAGTTATGGAAGAAGAGTAAATAGACCCTCTTATTCTAACCTAAATCCTGCACGCTGGTATTTAACCCTGACATCTTATGAAGAAGGAAACCCTTTTCTGCAACCATCTTTTACCTCAAATTTTGAGTTATCTCACTCTTATAGGAACTTTTTAACTACTACAGTTTCGTTTTCCAAAACCAAAAATGGTTTTGGACAGTTGACAATTCATGATGCAAAATATAATATGCAAGCTTTTGTTAGAAGAAACTATTATAACTATAATTTATTTTTGCTATCAGAATATATTAATTATAATGTGTTTCCTTGGTGGACCGCTAGTGCTGAAGGCTCTGTATACTATACTGAGACTAATACTTATACAAAATATTTAGAACCTAAATACTCTGGTTGGGGTGGATATTTTTCAACTACAAATAATTTTATTTTCAATGAAAATAAAACTATTCTTGGTCAGCTAACTTATGAGTATAATTTCCCTACTCTTTTTAATGAAAATAAAATAGAAGAGTATTCTAGTTTAGGTATAGGATTGAAACTATTATTAAATCGTAAAAAACTACAGATAGCAATCAATGCTAATAATATTTTAGGAACTGATAGAATAAAAACATCAAATACTACACAAGGGGTATATCAAACCTTTAAACAATATTATGACACACAGTATATAAGACTTTCTTTGTCATATAAATTTGGAAATAAAGATATTTCAGGCGATAAAAGAAGAACAAGTAATGAGGAAGAAAAAAGTAGAACAAAATAA